A genomic stretch from Shewanella woodyi ATCC 51908 includes:
- a CDS encoding sigma-54 dependent transcriptional regulator, whose product MKNLLLVSQHYDDCLYQSIKRDGYQITHCDFKELEGICESNQHLGVIDLRGCSDLILIERLLDGIHSHMLIVIIVNRQQLKNTDIKRVIGKYAWDYHTEPIDHGRFFRMLGHASGLSTLKRISQSSLKSENESMLIHSPVMQALDEQISRVAPTDIPVLIRGESGTGKELVALNIHQESRRSSGPFVAVNCGSMVSGLVQSELFGHARGAFTGAVAERKGKIELADTGTLFLDEIGDLPLDQQANLLRFLQEGVFDKVGGTGACKANVRILAATHIDLDVAISKGEFRLDLYYRLNGVTLNTPTLQQRSEDILPLARQFVDVFAREFDFPGCHLTDDACRALQRHDWPGNVRELINRVRRAVVLSDKGRVNAAALDLLSIKEVELLPLKVLKNQVERTAIINAMQFSNGHAEQAAVHLQISRATLYRLLEKHDIDQSEELCLKNKN is encoded by the coding sequence ATGAAGAACCTTCTGTTAGTCAGTCAACACTATGATGATTGCTTGTATCAGAGTATCAAAAGAGATGGATATCAGATCACTCATTGTGATTTTAAAGAGTTGGAAGGGATTTGTGAAAGCAATCAACATCTGGGAGTCATAGATCTAAGAGGTTGTAGCGATCTTATATTGATCGAGCGTTTACTCGATGGGATCCACTCCCACATGCTAATTGTAATTATCGTCAATCGCCAACAGCTTAAAAATACAGATATCAAAAGAGTAATAGGTAAGTACGCTTGGGATTACCATACTGAGCCTATAGATCACGGAAGATTTTTTAGGATGTTAGGTCATGCCTCCGGTCTTTCTACTCTGAAACGAATAAGCCAATCAAGTTTAAAATCAGAAAATGAATCTATGTTGATCCACTCTCCTGTTATGCAGGCTCTGGATGAGCAGATTAGTCGTGTCGCACCGACCGATATTCCAGTTTTGATCCGTGGCGAAAGTGGCACTGGTAAAGAGTTGGTCGCACTTAACATTCACCAAGAGTCACGTCGTTCTTCAGGGCCTTTTGTTGCCGTGAATTGTGGCTCTATGGTATCGGGGTTAGTGCAATCTGAACTTTTTGGTCATGCTAGGGGGGCTTTTACTGGCGCTGTGGCTGAGCGAAAAGGAAAAATTGAGTTAGCAGATACTGGCACACTCTTTCTTGATGAAATTGGCGACCTTCCGTTGGATCAGCAAGCTAATTTGCTACGCTTTCTGCAAGAAGGTGTGTTCGACAAAGTAGGAGGCACTGGTGCTTGTAAAGCTAATGTTCGTATTTTGGCTGCGACTCATATTGATCTCGATGTTGCGATCTCGAAAGGGGAGTTTAGGTTAGATCTCTACTATCGTCTTAATGGCGTTACGCTCAATACTCCGACTTTGCAACAGCGCAGTGAAGATATCCTCCCTTTAGCCAGACAATTTGTTGATGTGTTTGCTAGGGAGTTTGATTTTCCAGGTTGTCATCTGACCGATGATGCATGCCGTGCACTTCAAAGGCATGATTGGCCTGGTAATGTGCGTGAACTGATAAACCGAGTGAGACGTGCTGTGGTATTAAGCGATAAAGGTAGGGTAAATGCAGCTGCATTGGATCTACTTAGCATTAAAGAGGTAGAGCTGTTGCCATTAAAGGTGTTGAAAAATCAAGTTGAGCGAACGGCAATTATTAATGCAATGCAGTTTAGTAATGGCCACGCAGAGCAGGCTGCCGTGCACCTTCAGATCTCTAGAGCTACCTTGTACCGACTATTGGAAAAACACGATATTGACCAGTCAGAGGAGCTGTGTCTAAAAAATAAGAATTAA
- a CDS encoding C15 family peptidase, producing the protein MNRVSTALLFSGLLSLLPNANANAQIDLDIEESRIESATATLPEVTARYQGIIDSLSSQYRQDTDELSVTKMAARQGERLWQQAVRDVQSGNIDDRPLYWSRLTMLKELKTAKSGFNIAPWQREILLNAVEKSSRGFSNIKFDDDAQIKILLSGFDPFFLDRNIGQSNPSGVTALALDGYLFTVAGKKAQIETVMIPVRFADFDEGLIESLLTPVYRENSVDMIFTVSMGRDDFDLERFPGRNRSAAAPDNLNVLTGANKQNPLAPLFEGKNLNGPEFVEFSLPVKAMQSAQGKWKVNDNHSVTTLAKGAFDASSLAELESATSVEGSGGGYLSNEISYRAVLLGQQLNSQIPVGHIHTPRVSGYDAETEAEILAQVKAMVIAAAASL; encoded by the coding sequence ATGAACAGAGTAAGTACTGCACTCCTCTTCAGCGGCCTATTAAGCCTGCTTCCTAATGCTAATGCTAATGCTCAAATTGATCTCGATATTGAAGAGTCCAGAATTGAAAGTGCCACAGCAACACTTCCTGAGGTAACGGCTCGATATCAAGGCATAATTGATAGTTTGAGCTCACAATATCGTCAGGATACGGATGAACTTAGTGTCACCAAGATGGCTGCTAGGCAAGGAGAGCGACTGTGGCAGCAGGCAGTAAGAGATGTTCAATCTGGCAATATAGATGACAGACCCCTATATTGGAGTCGTCTTACTATGCTAAAAGAGTTAAAAACGGCTAAGTCTGGGTTCAATATTGCCCCATGGCAAAGAGAGATACTGCTTAATGCCGTGGAAAAATCCTCCCGCGGTTTCAGTAATATTAAATTTGATGATGACGCACAAATCAAAATTTTATTAAGTGGTTTCGATCCCTTTTTCCTCGATCGTAATATAGGCCAAAGCAACCCATCAGGCGTGACTGCCTTAGCCTTAGATGGATACCTATTTACGGTTGCAGGCAAAAAAGCTCAGATTGAAACTGTGATGATCCCAGTCCGCTTTGCCGATTTTGATGAAGGCCTCATAGAGTCACTACTTACCCCTGTATATCGCGAAAATAGTGTCGATATGATATTTACGGTGAGTATGGGCCGGGATGATTTTGACTTAGAGCGTTTTCCAGGGCGTAACAGAAGTGCTGCAGCACCAGATAACCTAAACGTACTCACAGGTGCCAACAAGCAAAATCCTTTGGCACCTCTCTTTGAAGGAAAAAACTTAAATGGTCCCGAATTTGTTGAGTTCTCACTTCCTGTTAAAGCGATGCAATCAGCACAAGGAAAGTGGAAAGTGAACGATAACCACAGTGTCACTACGCTAGCGAAAGGCGCATTCGATGCCAGCTCATTAGCAGAGCTAGAGAGTGCGACATCGGTTGAAGGCTCTGGCGGTGGTTACCTCTCAAATGAGATCTCTTATCGCGCAGTCCTGCTCGGTCAGCAGCTAAACAGTCAGATCCCTGTCGGCCACATACATACTCCTAGAGTCTCAGGCTATGATGCAGAGACGGAAGCTGAGATCTTAGCCCAAGTAAAAGCGATGGTCATTGCAGCTGCTGCAAGTTTATAA
- a CDS encoding SprT family zinc-dependent metalloprotease produces the protein MLGFSEHRLIDEPVVLMFNLFRPSNTKTLSKKNLRAKSSTNQAEYFNLTHTFSSALHNQVALRVLECYDIAEKQLKQVFPRPEINFKLRGKSAGTAHLQQNQLRFNSTLLTENQDAFFEQVIPHEICHLLAHQLYGRVKPHGREWQALMVTLFKLHPSTTHSMNTQSVEGKQFSYRCDCGPVNLSVRRHNKVVRGETQYRCRRCKRELVADL, from the coding sequence GTGCTCGGTTTTTCCGAGCATCGATTAATAGATGAGCCAGTGGTATTGATGTTTAACTTATTCCGCCCCTCTAATACTAAAACATTAAGTAAAAAAAACTTAAGAGCGAAATCTAGCACCAATCAAGCTGAGTATTTCAACCTAACACACACATTTTCCTCTGCACTTCATAACCAAGTGGCTCTAAGGGTTCTTGAGTGCTATGACATAGCAGAAAAACAGCTAAAACAGGTTTTTCCGAGACCCGAGATCAACTTTAAACTCAGAGGAAAAAGTGCGGGTACCGCACACCTACAACAAAACCAACTCAGGTTTAACTCCACCTTGCTGACTGAAAACCAAGATGCCTTCTTTGAGCAAGTGATCCCCCATGAAATTTGCCACTTACTTGCTCATCAACTCTACGGTAGAGTTAAGCCCCACGGTCGGGAGTGGCAAGCACTAATGGTCACCTTATTTAAATTACATCCCAGCACAACCCACAGTATGAATACCCAATCGGTGGAGGGTAAACAGTTCTCTTATCGGTGCGACTGTGGACCCGTTAACCTCAGTGTCAGACGCCACAACAAGGTTGTCAGAGGCGAAACCCAATACCGATGCAGACGCTGTAAGAGAGAGTTAGTGGCTGACTTATAA
- a CDS encoding endonuclease translates to MGPAFLIGLGLSLLFSAPTFASGSHPSSFYQAKKRAKEIYARSLPATSFYCGCDIKINGKKWQTDFETCGYQVRKQEKRAARIEWEHIVPAWEFGHQRQCWQEGGRKNCGKKDQQFKKMESDLHNLVPAIGEVNGDRSNYRFSQWNASPEQYGQCAMVVDFKSRKAEPPSYTRGQIARTYLYMQQAYGLKIAKSQLKLFKAWDKTYPVDTIECKRDREIARTQGNHNPFVKNLCDAQARTQSLAE, encoded by the coding sequence ATCGGCCCAGCCTTCTTAATAGGTTTAGGGCTATCTTTGCTATTTTCTGCGCCAACTTTTGCCTCAGGCTCTCACCCAAGCAGCTTTTACCAAGCGAAGAAACGTGCAAAAGAGATCTATGCTCGCTCGCTTCCGGCAACCAGCTTTTACTGTGGCTGTGATATCAAAATCAATGGAAAGAAATGGCAAACAGATTTTGAAACTTGTGGCTATCAAGTCAGAAAGCAGGAAAAACGTGCAGCCAGAATCGAATGGGAACATATCGTACCCGCGTGGGAGTTCGGCCACCAGCGTCAATGTTGGCAGGAGGGAGGACGTAAAAACTGCGGTAAAAAAGATCAACAGTTCAAAAAGATGGAGTCAGATCTTCATAACTTAGTTCCAGCTATCGGTGAGGTCAACGGCGACAGAAGTAATTATCGATTCAGCCAATGGAACGCCTCACCTGAGCAGTATGGTCAATGTGCTATGGTGGTTGATTTTAAATCGAGAAAAGCTGAGCCCCCCAGCTATACACGAGGCCAAATAGCGAGAACCTATCTTTATATGCAACAAGCATATGGTTTAAAAATTGCGAAAAGCCAATTAAAGCTATTTAAGGCATGGGATAAAACCTATCCAGTTGATACTATTGAGTGCAAAAGAGACAGAGAGATAGCTCGCACTCAGGGGAATCATAACCCCTTTGTAAAAAACCTTTGTGACGCACAAGCAAGAACTCAATCTCTTGCGGAGTAG
- the rsmE gene encoding 16S rRNA (uracil(1498)-N(3))-methyltransferase — MRIPRIYQASPLQIGNQVELDDEPASHIGRVLRMNAGEQISLFNGDGHEYLSEIISASKKNVSVKVLSSTLNESESPLHLHLGQVISRGDRMDFTIQKSVELGVNTITPLFSERCGVKLSGERLEKKIQQWQKIVIGACEQSGRSQVPEIRPAMTIEAWSAEQTDATKLNLHPRAAHGIGGLSLTSPKVRLLIGPEGGLSEAEIMMTEQYQFTDVLLGPRVLRTETAALTAISALQLRFGDLG, encoded by the coding sequence ATGAGAATCCCAAGAATATATCAGGCATCGCCATTACAAATAGGCAATCAAGTCGAGCTTGATGATGAGCCAGCCTCTCATATCGGCCGAGTACTACGTATGAATGCGGGCGAGCAGATCAGCTTGTTTAATGGTGATGGCCATGAATACCTGTCAGAGATCATCTCTGCCAGTAAGAAAAATGTCTCTGTTAAGGTCCTATCTTCAACGCTTAATGAAAGCGAGTCACCACTCCACCTTCACTTAGGACAGGTGATCTCTCGCGGAGATCGCATGGATTTCACCATACAGAAATCTGTTGAACTTGGTGTAAATACTATTACGCCACTGTTTTCTGAACGCTGTGGCGTGAAGCTCTCAGGCGAACGTTTAGAGAAAAAAATACAGCAGTGGCAGAAAATAGTAATAGGGGCTTGTGAGCAGTCTGGTCGTAGTCAGGTACCGGAAATAAGGCCGGCAATGACAATTGAAGCCTGGAGCGCCGAGCAAACTGATGCAACAAAATTGAATCTACACCCAAGAGCCGCCCACGGCATCGGTGGTTTATCGCTAACATCGCCTAAAGTAAGGCTACTTATTGGTCCTGAAGGCGGACTATCTGAAGCTGAGATTATGATGACAGAGCAGTATCAGTTTACAGATGTTCTGCTTGGCCCAAGAGTATTAAGAACAGAAACTGCAGCACTCACAGCCATTAGCGCCCTGCAATTAAGATTTGGAGATTTGGGTTAA
- the gshB gene encoding glutathione synthase, with protein sequence MIKLGIVMDPISEINIKKDSSFAMLLAAQSRGYELFYMEMKDLAMVNGKAMATMRSLSVQQDENNWFELGESVDTPLADLDVILMRKDPPFDTEFIYATYMLERAEEAGVLIVNKPQSLRDANEKLFTAWFSEFTPETIVTRDEKRIRQFYQEKKDIIIKPLDGMGGSSIFRVKEKDPNLGVIIETLTNHGQQYTMVQGFIPDITSGDKRILVVDGEPVPYSLARIPQKGETRGNLAAGGRGVAQPLSESDWKIARTIGPELKKRGLIFVGLDVIGDKLTEINVTSPTCIKEIQAAFDVDITGMLMDAIEARIKSA encoded by the coding sequence ATGATCAAACTCGGCATAGTGATGGATCCCATCAGTGAGATCAATATTAAGAAAGACTCTAGTTTTGCCATGTTACTCGCAGCGCAAAGCCGTGGCTATGAGCTCTTCTATATGGAGATGAAAGATCTCGCTATGGTTAATGGTAAAGCCATGGCAACCATGCGAAGTTTGAGTGTTCAGCAAGATGAAAACAACTGGTTTGAACTGGGCGAATCTGTCGATACTCCACTCGCCGACCTTGATGTGATCTTGATGCGCAAGGATCCCCCTTTCGATACCGAGTTTATCTATGCAACCTATATGCTTGAACGAGCTGAAGAGGCAGGCGTACTTATTGTCAATAAGCCCCAAAGCCTGCGTGATGCCAATGAAAAACTCTTTACAGCTTGGTTCTCAGAGTTTACCCCTGAAACCATAGTGACTCGAGACGAGAAGCGGATCCGTCAGTTCTATCAAGAGAAGAAGGACATCATCATCAAGCCGTTAGATGGCATGGGTGGCAGTTCAATATTTAGAGTAAAAGAAAAGGATCCTAACTTAGGTGTGATTATTGAAACCTTAACTAACCATGGTCAGCAATACACTATGGTGCAGGGTTTTATTCCCGATATCACCTCAGGTGACAAACGTATTTTAGTGGTTGATGGTGAGCCAGTGCCTTACTCACTTGCACGTATTCCACAAAAAGGTGAGACCCGTGGTAATTTAGCTGCTGGCGGACGCGGCGTTGCACAGCCTCTATCTGAGAGCGACTGGAAAATAGCACGCACTATCGGCCCAGAGCTAAAGAAACGTGGACTCATATTTGTTGGGTTAGATGTGATAGGTGACAAGCTTACCGAGATAAATGTCACTAGCCCAACCTGTATCAAAGAGATACAAGCAGCGTTCGATGTCGATATTACAGGCATGCTAATGGATGCTATCGAAGCTCGCATTAAATCGGCATAA
- a CDS encoding alkaline phosphatase, whose translation MTLTRSLFTGLALLSSALLGIAHANDDSPGLTMMGTTPSVPKNIVIMIGDGMGPAYTSAYRYYKNNPDTEEIEQTVFDRLLVGSASTYPAKISGYVTDSAAAATALATGIKSYNGAVSVDIHKRPITTIMEQAKKRGLATGIAVTSQINHATPAAFLTHNESRRNYDEIAKSLLNTDTDVMLGGGKRYFPAKLIQQFEAKGYQYLSDFSQLETASSPKVIGLFADVQLPWAINERGAHKLSKMTSKALELLSKNQDGFVLLVEGSLIDWAGHNNDIVTAMAEMDEFANAIEVVEQYARQHNDTLMLVTADHNTGGLSIGAEGEYIWKTDIINGVSTSPDVIATRALKYDDWQTKVSDALGFKLSQNEETQLSLARMQGVEVMTTAIKNLIDTRSFTGWTTGGHTGVDVQIFASGPASTLFSGFQDNTDIANKLMSLLPKEAKVVNQVKQSSTIDKRVEVNDIEVNEPVVDTPTLNN comes from the coding sequence ATGACACTAACACGTTCCCTTTTTACCGGTTTGGCTCTCCTATCTAGTGCCCTATTGGGTATTGCCCACGCTAATGACGATAGTCCAGGCCTAACCATGATGGGAACGACACCTAGTGTTCCTAAGAATATTGTTATTATGATTGGCGATGGTATGGGCCCTGCCTATACCAGTGCTTACCGCTACTACAAAAATAACCCTGATACAGAAGAGATTGAACAGACTGTCTTCGATAGATTACTCGTCGGCAGCGCCAGTACATATCCGGCTAAAATCAGCGGTTATGTAACAGATTCAGCAGCAGCGGCAACCGCACTGGCGACAGGAATTAAATCATATAATGGTGCCGTATCTGTCGATATCCATAAGCGGCCAATAACAACCATTATGGAGCAAGCCAAAAAGCGAGGACTTGCAACAGGTATTGCGGTCACATCACAGATTAATCATGCAACGCCAGCGGCTTTCCTTACTCATAATGAGAGCCGTCGAAATTATGATGAGATAGCAAAAAGCCTATTAAATACTGATACTGATGTGATGCTAGGTGGAGGGAAAAGGTATTTCCCAGCTAAGCTAATTCAGCAGTTCGAAGCTAAAGGCTATCAGTATCTTTCTGATTTTTCCCAACTAGAAACAGCGAGTTCACCTAAGGTAATCGGCCTGTTTGCTGACGTACAGCTACCTTGGGCTATCAATGAAAGAGGCGCCCACAAGCTGAGTAAGATGACCAGTAAGGCACTGGAGCTCTTATCTAAAAACCAAGATGGATTTGTACTGCTGGTTGAAGGCAGCCTTATCGATTGGGCTGGGCATAATAATGATATTGTGACAGCAATGGCTGAGATGGATGAATTTGCTAATGCCATTGAGGTTGTTGAGCAGTATGCCCGCCAACATAACGATACCTTAATGTTAGTGACTGCCGATCATAATACCGGCGGCTTAAGCATAGGAGCGGAAGGGGAATATATTTGGAAAACAGATATCATCAATGGTGTGTCAACTAGCCCAGATGTGATAGCTACGCGCGCGCTCAAATACGATGATTGGCAAACAAAAGTCAGTGATGCTCTAGGCTTTAAGTTAAGTCAGAATGAAGAGACTCAACTCTCGCTAGCTCGCATGCAGGGAGTAGAAGTAATGACTACCGCTATTAAAAATTTGATAGATACACGTTCATTTACAGGCTGGACAACTGGAGGGCACACTGGAGTTGATGTACAAATATTTGCGTCAGGTCCCGCTTCAACTCTCTTCAGTGGTTTTCAAGACAACACAGATATCGCCAATAAGCTGATGAGCCTACTCCCCAAAGAAGCTAAAGTGGTGAATCAAGTCAAACAATCATCAACTATCGATAAGAGGGTTGAAGTTAATGACATTGAAGTAAACGAGCCTGTCGTTGATACACCTACGCTCAATAACTAA
- a CDS encoding putative bifunctional diguanylate cyclase/phosphodiesterase, with the protein MAVLMMFTILGGILGAFTFRQLLNQQSYLLETQRNQLSQNLDSAISLTVDNSLIAAQQIALLISEERSVTTDISQYQKMLDNRWPDIQLYWELGSMRLMSPSGEVLAHAGKVIDSEDLQWFETSPVSVEPHWRIVCHHECVIQVLVPNLINGDPFLLFLELELTDILSIFRVNETFELAVLGPKLDVPVGRNYWARELYSLSNKRTSLPLLEQAAEYFSWEHIANKGGVYEVNNEYSAIWIFPLAQTPNSPSILVINNINSWQLLLNEFQESMLGTLLISLLLSGFLVILVAWSPVVSLSRHASMLPLLAEHDFEILKQQSPKRASFFIDEVDQINSATHQLADRLQHLELEVDEYTAELERLAMLDALTGLPNKAMLMHELNKTIACVGRIHDQVALMYLDLDEFKRINDTLGHTQGDELLKIVATRLNNSVRAMDTVFRQGGDEFLILLRGIRSDQDVRKVIHKIFSALQQPVALGNHKLIVTTSIGVAYCKSMNVRADELIKYADLAMYQAKDAGRSNYRVFTEDMLLKANNKLMIEQDIGAAIEERQLSLFLQPIVGLPDAKLKGFEALIRWFHPQRGLIMPGDFIPNIENSEAIIQVGNYVLEEGGAMLSRLRKQGWNDLYLAVNLSAKHYMDPGLIPLVQHILAKYELPPQSLLLEVTEESVIEQVDLAMSSMKSLKQLGVRIAIDDFGTGYSSLSYLKQLPFDVLKIDRCFTSEVLNESVDSHIVSTVIDLAHNLGRTVVAEGIEVQEQADCLAEMGCELAQGYLYSKPLDEDKIFQILNRIETSRVWPAEQIPQLGKLGS; encoded by the coding sequence GTGGCTGTCTTAATGATGTTTACCATCTTGGGAGGCATATTAGGGGCATTTACCTTCCGCCAACTGCTCAACCAGCAGAGTTACCTTCTTGAAACTCAAAGAAATCAATTATCTCAAAACCTTGATAGTGCTATCTCTCTTACCGTCGATAATTCACTGATAGCAGCACAGCAGATAGCCTTATTGATAAGTGAAGAGAGGAGCGTAACAACGGATATAAGCCAATATCAGAAGATGCTGGATAATCGATGGCCTGATATTCAGCTCTATTGGGAGTTAGGCTCTATGCGTCTAATGTCTCCCTCTGGAGAGGTGTTAGCCCATGCAGGAAAAGTGATTGATTCCGAAGACCTTCAATGGTTTGAGACAAGTCCTGTTAGTGTCGAGCCACATTGGCGGATAGTTTGTCATCATGAATGTGTTATTCAAGTATTAGTGCCAAATTTAATTAATGGCGATCCCTTCTTGCTATTTTTGGAGTTAGAACTCACGGATATTTTGTCAATATTTAGGGTTAATGAAACCTTTGAGCTAGCTGTGTTAGGCCCCAAGTTAGATGTTCCCGTAGGTCGTAATTATTGGGCTAGAGAGCTATATAGCTTAAGTAATAAACGTACTAGCCTTCCCCTATTAGAGCAAGCGGCTGAATATTTCTCATGGGAACACATTGCCAATAAAGGTGGGGTTTATGAAGTTAATAATGAGTATTCCGCTATCTGGATATTTCCGTTAGCCCAGACCCCTAATTCCCCCTCGATACTGGTGATCAATAATATCAACAGTTGGCAGCTACTCCTGAATGAATTTCAAGAGAGTATGTTAGGCACCTTGCTGATATCGCTGCTCTTATCTGGTTTTTTAGTCATATTAGTGGCCTGGAGCCCAGTGGTTAGTTTAAGTCGACATGCCAGCATGTTGCCACTGCTTGCAGAACATGATTTTGAGATTTTGAAGCAACAATCTCCTAAAAGAGCATCATTCTTTATTGATGAGGTGGATCAGATAAACAGCGCAACTCATCAACTTGCGGATAGACTTCAGCATCTTGAGTTAGAAGTTGATGAGTACACAGCCGAGTTAGAGAGACTGGCGATGCTAGATGCCCTGACAGGCCTTCCTAATAAAGCGATGTTGATGCATGAGCTTAATAAAACCATCGCCTGTGTGGGCCGTATTCATGATCAAGTTGCTTTGATGTATCTAGATTTAGATGAGTTTAAACGTATTAATGACACCTTAGGTCATACACAAGGTGATGAGTTATTAAAAATAGTGGCAACTAGGCTCAACAATAGTGTCAGAGCGATGGACACGGTATTTAGGCAAGGAGGGGATGAGTTCCTTATCTTGCTTAGAGGGATACGTTCAGATCAAGATGTTCGCAAGGTGATCCATAAGATATTTTCTGCATTGCAGCAGCCAGTCGCCTTAGGGAATCATAAGTTAATCGTGACGACCAGTATCGGTGTTGCTTATTGCAAGAGTATGAATGTTAGGGCGGACGAACTTATTAAGTATGCTGATTTAGCCATGTATCAGGCTAAAGACGCTGGACGTAGTAATTATCGTGTCTTTACTGAAGATATGCTGCTTAAAGCGAACAACAAACTTATGATTGAACAAGATATAGGTGCGGCTATTGAGGAGAGACAGTTATCTCTGTTTCTGCAACCTATTGTTGGACTTCCTGATGCAAAGCTTAAAGGTTTTGAAGCTCTTATTCGTTGGTTCCACCCTCAGCGGGGCTTAATTATGCCGGGAGATTTTATACCGAACATTGAAAATAGTGAGGCGATCATCCAAGTGGGAAACTATGTGTTGGAGGAGGGGGGGGCTATGTTATCCCGCCTACGAAAACAGGGGTGGAATGATCTTTACCTTGCGGTGAACCTTTCTGCTAAGCACTATATGGATCCAGGTTTAATCCCCTTGGTTCAGCATATTTTGGCCAAGTACGAACTTCCTCCACAAAGTCTGCTACTGGAAGTGACGGAGGAGAGTGTGATTGAGCAGGTGGATCTGGCTATGTCATCGATGAAGTCTCTGAAGCAGTTAGGCGTGCGTATCGCGATTGACGATTTTGGTACTGGTTACTCATCTTTGAGCTATCTGAAACAACTTCCCTTCGATGTTTTAAAGATAGATAGGTGCTTCACCTCAGAAGTACTCAATGAAAGTGTGGATTCACATATTGTGAGTACGGTAATCGATCTCGCCCATAACTTAGGAAGGACTGTGGTTGCTGAGGGGATAGAGGTACAGGAGCAGGCTGATTGCCTAGCTGAGATGGGCTGTGAATTAGCACAGGGGTATCTCTACTCTAAACCTTTGGATGAAGATAAGATTTTTCAGATTTTGAACAGGATTGAGACGAGTCGGGTGTGGCCTGCAGAGCAGATCCCGCAACTAGGTAAGCTGGGGAGCTAG
- a CDS encoding type 2 periplasmic-binding domain-containing protein — protein MRLLATWMLLFYLFCAHSIAAQVIVNDSAVDFPLPAKELRLIFSMQKTYWPDGNKIHVFILHPSSELHKEFCFQQLDMMPYMLQRRWDRLVFSGTGERPQILRSEAEMKQLILQTPGAIGYISNTASVTGVLYVYTR, from the coding sequence ATGCGCCTATTGGCTACATGGATGTTACTGTTTTACCTTTTCTGTGCCCACTCGATTGCGGCACAAGTGATAGTGAACGATTCTGCAGTTGATTTTCCCCTTCCCGCAAAAGAGCTAAGGCTCATCTTTTCTATGCAGAAAACTTATTGGCCAGATGGTAATAAGATCCATGTTTTCATCCTTCATCCAAGTTCAGAGCTACATAAGGAGTTCTGCTTTCAGCAGCTGGATATGATGCCCTATATGTTGCAAAGGCGCTGGGACCGTTTGGTCTTTTCCGGCACAGGGGAGAGACCGCAAATTTTAAGATCTGAGGCTGAGATGAAACAGTTAATTTTACAAACTCCAGGTGCTATCGGTTACATCAGTAATACGGCATCAGTAACGGGAGTTTTGTATGTCTATACTCGTTAG